In Candidatus Dadabacteria bacterium, one DNA window encodes the following:
- the cobA gene encoding uroporphyrinogen-III C-methyltransferase, whose product MSEKKGRVYLIGAGPGDAGLLTLKGKKLLGEAQVVIYDSLVNPQILKFCRPDTELLFAGKTMGRAHISQEEINELLISKAREGKTVARLKGGDPFVFGRGGEEAEAIVQNGIDIEIVPGVSSVTAVPAYGGIPITHRQYNSSFAVFTGHHQGEDSDYDPAQIETLVFLMGLSKIESIMKKLLELGKEPSTPVAVISCGTLPEQASVVGTISDIAEKTRVLDVQTPATIVVGEVAALAEAIGWYEKKSLFGKTVMVTREKEASSEFAELLASCGAKTIEFPAIQIKPIRDTEEQQLSVRNLGDYDFVVFTSVNGVSNYFEVLASHEKDSRDLKGKKIIAIGEKTSEELLKYNLTPDYMPEVYTAEGIISLAEKLNLDGRKILIPRALVARELLPETLRAMGATVEVLCVYETLVPSYTKEEIDLMKMRFSDAEIDLVTFTSSSTVTNFFSLLGKGPELFARTVFACIGPVTAATLLDHGFTPAVTADIHTTRGLKEKILNFYLS is encoded by the coding sequence ATGAGCGAAAAAAAAGGCAGGGTTTATCTGATCGGCGCGGGTCCCGGCGATGCGGGACTTCTTACCCTAAAGGGAAAGAAACTGCTCGGGGAAGCACAGGTGGTAATCTATGACTCTCTGGTAAATCCGCAGATTCTTAAATTCTGCCGCCCCGACACAGAACTTCTCTTCGCAGGCAAGACAATGGGGCGGGCCCATATATCCCAAGAAGAGATAAACGAGCTTCTCATAAGCAAGGCAAGAGAGGGAAAGACGGTGGCCAGACTAAAAGGGGGCGACCCTTTTGTTTTCGGAAGGGGTGGAGAAGAAGCTGAAGCGATAGTTCAGAACGGCATAGATATCGAGATCGTCCCGGGAGTAAGCTCCGTTACCGCGGTGCCGGCTTACGGAGGAATTCCCATTACTCACAGACAATACAATTCTTCTTTCGCAGTCTTTACCGGACATCATCAGGGAGAGGATTCTGACTATGATCCGGCTCAGATAGAAACACTGGTATTCCTCATGGGACTAAGCAAAATCGAGAGCATAATGAAAAAACTGCTTGAGCTCGGAAAGGAACCGTCCACTCCCGTTGCCGTCATATCCTGCGGCACGCTGCCCGAACAGGCGTCCGTCGTGGGAACCATTTCCGACATAGCGGAAAAAACCAGAGTCCTTGACGTGCAGACCCCGGCCACCATAGTGGTTGGAGAAGTCGCTGCGCTCGCGGAAGCTATAGGATGGTATGAAAAAAAGTCTCTTTTCGGAAAAACCGTAATGGTAACAAGAGAAAAGGAGGCTTCATCCGAGTTCGCAGAACTTCTCGCCTCCTGCGGAGCAAAAACCATCGAATTCCCCGCAATCCAGATAAAGCCCATAAGGGATACCGAAGAGCAGCAACTTTCGGTACGGAACCTTGGAGACTACGACTTTGTGGTGTTCACAAGCGTAAACGGAGTCAGCAACTATTTTGAGGTGCTGGCCTCTCATGAAAAGGACTCGCGTGACCTAAAAGGCAAGAAGATAATAGCCATAGGAGAAAAAACGTCAGAAGAGCTATTAAAGTACAACCTCACACCGGATTACATGCCCGAGGTCTATACGGCTGAAGGAATAATCTCGCTTGCGGAGAAACTGAATCTCGACGGCAGGAAAATACTTATCCCAAGGGCGCTTGTGGCAAGAGAACTCCTCCCTGAAACGCTACGGGCGATGGGAGCCACGGTGGAGGTGCTCTGCGTTTATGAAACTCTTGTTCCAAGCTATACAAAGGAAGAAATTGACCTGATGAAGATGAGATTCTCCGACGCGGAGATAGACCTCGTAACGTTCACAAGTTCCTCGACCGTAACGAATTTCTTCTCGCTTCTCGGGAAAGGCCCGGAGCTTTTCGCCAGAACCGTGTTCGCCTGCATAGGACCCGTAACGGCCGCGACGCTGCTTGACCACGGTTTTACCCCGGCGGTAACAGCCGACATCCATACGACCCGGGGCCTCAAAGAAAAAATCCTGAACTTTTATCTCTCGTAA
- a CDS encoding 16S rRNA (uracil(1498)-N(3))-methyltransferase, with amino-acid sequence MPRFPIRKEPSTEDDGTLRGKISESDYTHITKVLRLGAGDRITVFDTESTEYEGTITYLSDRTIALQVHDTRMLETEPELELNLFQAILKGNRMDGIISQATQLGVSGIFPVVSERTQVRSTAKVDRWNKIAGESTKQCGRVTPPLVSEPVDFQRSLEIRNESEMKIVLYENQSELLRDYMGSHEKSVRTINLFIGPEGGFSEQEITLAKEKGYAILGLGERILRAETASVVSLALLQSHFGDI; translated from the coding sequence ATGCCAAGATTTCCGATCAGAAAAGAGCCATCCACGGAAGACGACGGAACCCTTCGCGGAAAAATATCCGAGAGCGACTACACGCATATAACGAAAGTGCTGAGGCTAGGAGCCGGGGACCGCATAACCGTTTTTGACACTGAATCCACAGAGTATGAAGGCACAATAACGTATCTCTCTGATCGAACCATCGCCCTACAGGTTCACGACACCCGCATGTTGGAAACAGAACCTGAACTGGAACTTAATCTCTTCCAGGCAATTCTCAAGGGAAACAGGATGGACGGGATAATAAGTCAGGCGACGCAGCTCGGCGTATCGGGAATTTTCCCGGTAGTTTCCGAAAGGACCCAGGTAAGGTCAACCGCAAAGGTGGACAGATGGAACAAAATAGCCGGGGAATCGACAAAGCAATGCGGAAGGGTAACGCCGCCTCTGGTTTCCGAGCCGGTCGATTTTCAAAGGTCCCTTGAAATAAGAAACGAAAGCGAGATGAAGATAGTACTTTACGAAAACCAAAGCGAACTGCTCAGAGATTACATGGGTTCCCACGAGAAATCCGTAAGAACGATAAATCTCTTCATAGGCCCCGAGGGAGGTTTTTCGGAACAGGAAATCACCCTTGCAAAGGAAAAAGGCTATGCAATACTTGGGCTTGGAGAAAGGATACTGAGGGCGGAAACAGCTTCAGTCGTAAGCTTAGCGCTTCTGCAGTCTCACTTCGGCGATATCTAA
- a CDS encoding DEAD/DEAH box helicase, translating into MISRSDVEELLDGPHLDGGIDCFHQGKVASVNILEGQNSIGSTVYGEDGKLYHQSIRLNIALKGYVEAVIGRCSCSVGFNCEHVIAALLEAASRLSTETRSKNPDHLLAPRNSSNHRTEAPATKRTRKEVLYIFRVSENGTVRVDPLTARFGEDGTMLSTEKYRCNSSGYDVSKKFLTTKDFFILLKLSEFSEGTWKRHYNWPEGKPLVELIQRLLSTGRVRAGSVNGPILSWGPPRRFEFKWIPDSRGNQSAKTLDEGGEELSLLLFSPLLYIDVRSGLIGMAETDIPPSLAETLAASPPVPPEKSGIVAKNLATLGGDNVPKPRIMEVTSRDDLIPRPVLTLSSVTTRVPKRMRMYGPLRKIKSPKIVYPCARIDIAYEGTEERMIPAMGDDIQILTEQGVEIIIRDLDLEWEYVEGLEEIAEDYEGIPPGSPDFKMGRVPKVVRESDIVFNPILKDIEQVHSSLVNFSVQAVPRLREEGWQVQIEKSWPFHLSEERVSFSAKILPQGEDRFSLSLCLKAGDEELDLVPTILQVIKILPLKDSGTLEGCLEEMISPYSFYPQLKDGSRVRVEGAKILPFVQASVEISSLTEFHKGDAGRISEFAQALEGSGVLWRGGKEILELGERLRALASTSGTEPPATMKGALRPYQKLGYGWLLALCDSGFGGVLADDMGLGKTVQALALLARRHLETGTDRPSLLVVPTSLVSNWVREAARFVPELRVISLRGPERKNRFREIPDHHLVITTYPLVTRDHGELLSRQYDLAILDEAQAVKNPSTSVAKRIRGINARQRVALTGTPMENNLGELWSLYDWLIPGFLGDRKSFNRNYRTPIEKHGDTEKQRLLSARLKPFLLRRAKEDVARDLPVKTEIDEVIPLSESQRALYEIIRVAMDERIREAVRQKGIARSRITILDALLRLRQVCCDPALVKLAAAKKFTESSKRKRLSELLRELVAEGRKVLVFSQFVEMLRLIEKDVESMGWSYAMLHGQTRKRDEQIAKFQDGDTQLFLISLKAGGVGLNLTAADTVILYDPWWNPAVERQAMDRAHRIGQENPVFVYRLIAEGSVEATIVEMQTRKKALADALFEGGGEGALALTEEDLNALLMPIG; encoded by the coding sequence ATGATATCAAGAAGTGATGTAGAAGAATTGCTTGACGGGCCCCATCTTGACGGGGGAATCGATTGTTTCCACCAAGGCAAAGTCGCATCGGTCAATATTCTGGAGGGACAAAACAGCATTGGAAGCACGGTCTACGGCGAAGATGGGAAATTGTACCATCAGAGCATACGTCTAAACATCGCGCTCAAAGGTTACGTTGAAGCAGTTATAGGCAGATGTTCCTGCTCCGTCGGTTTTAACTGCGAGCATGTAATAGCGGCGCTTCTCGAGGCGGCATCCAGACTCAGCACCGAAACTCGTTCGAAAAACCCGGACCACCTTCTTGCCCCCCGCAACTCATCAAACCACCGGACTGAAGCGCCCGCGACGAAACGTACTCGCAAAGAGGTGCTCTATATTTTTCGCGTCTCCGAAAACGGAACTGTCAGAGTGGACCCCCTCACCGCGCGGTTCGGAGAAGACGGCACCATGCTCTCAACGGAGAAATACAGATGTAACAGTTCCGGCTATGACGTCTCCAAGAAATTTCTCACAACAAAAGACTTCTTCATTCTTCTAAAGCTTTCTGAGTTCTCGGAAGGAACCTGGAAGAGGCACTACAACTGGCCGGAAGGAAAACCGCTTGTTGAATTAATCCAGAGGCTGCTCAGCACCGGTCGCGTCCGTGCGGGAAGCGTCAATGGGCCAATTCTTTCCTGGGGCCCGCCGAGGCGGTTTGAGTTTAAATGGATTCCGGACAGCAGGGGAAATCAGTCTGCAAAGACACTTGATGAGGGCGGAGAGGAACTCTCCCTTCTGCTTTTCTCGCCCCTTCTTTACATTGACGTCCGAAGCGGGCTGATAGGGATGGCAGAAACAGACATTCCGCCGTCCCTTGCGGAAACGCTTGCCGCGTCTCCTCCCGTGCCTCCGGAGAAATCCGGTATCGTCGCCAAGAATCTGGCGACCCTGGGTGGCGATAACGTGCCCAAACCCCGGATAATGGAAGTAACCAGCAGAGATGATCTCATCCCCCGGCCGGTACTGACTCTGAGCAGCGTTACGACCAGAGTCCCGAAACGCATGCGCATGTATGGCCCTCTGCGTAAAATCAAGTCCCCCAAGATAGTCTACCCCTGCGCGCGGATTGATATCGCATATGAGGGAACAGAAGAGAGGATGATCCCCGCCATGGGCGACGATATTCAGATTCTGACCGAACAGGGGGTCGAAATAATCATCCGCGACCTTGATCTGGAGTGGGAATATGTGGAGGGGCTCGAAGAAATCGCGGAGGACTATGAAGGAATTCCGCCCGGGTCTCCTGATTTTAAAATGGGCAGGGTCCCGAAGGTGGTTCGAGAGTCCGATATTGTCTTCAACCCGATTCTGAAAGACATCGAACAGGTACACAGCTCCCTTGTTAATTTCTCGGTACAGGCCGTCCCCCGGTTGCGCGAGGAGGGGTGGCAGGTTCAGATTGAAAAGAGCTGGCCGTTTCATCTGAGCGAAGAGCGTGTCAGTTTCAGCGCGAAGATACTGCCTCAGGGCGAAGACCGCTTTTCTCTGTCTCTCTGCCTTAAAGCCGGGGACGAGGAGCTGGACCTCGTGCCGACAATACTCCAGGTGATAAAGATTCTTCCGCTGAAAGACTCGGGAACCCTTGAAGGCTGTCTTGAGGAAATGATATCGCCCTACTCCTTTTACCCGCAACTCAAAGACGGCTCAAGGGTAAGAGTTGAGGGCGCAAAGATCCTTCCTTTTGTCCAGGCGTCTGTTGAAATCAGCAGCCTCACCGAATTTCACAAGGGGGATGCGGGACGGATCTCCGAGTTTGCGCAGGCGCTTGAAGGATCGGGCGTTCTGTGGAGGGGAGGAAAGGAAATTCTTGAACTCGGCGAACGTCTTCGCGCTCTCGCGTCCACCTCCGGCACCGAACCTCCCGCGACGATGAAGGGTGCTCTGCGTCCCTACCAGAAGCTTGGATACGGGTGGCTGCTCGCGCTTTGCGACAGCGGTTTCGGCGGAGTGCTGGCCGACGACATGGGACTCGGGAAAACTGTACAGGCTCTTGCGCTCCTTGCCCGCCGCCATCTTGAGACGGGAACGGACCGTCCGAGCCTGCTTGTCGTCCCCACAAGCCTTGTCAGCAACTGGGTCCGCGAGGCGGCGCGTTTCGTTCCGGAACTGAGAGTGATTTCCCTGCGGGGGCCGGAGAGAAAGAACAGGTTCCGTGAAATCCCCGACCATCATCTGGTAATAACCACCTACCCGCTTGTAACCAGGGACCACGGGGAACTTCTCTCCCGCCAATACGATCTGGCGATTCTGGACGAGGCACAGGCAGTTAAAAACCCTTCCACGTCAGTAGCGAAACGCATACGCGGAATAAACGCCCGCCAGCGCGTGGCGCTTACGGGAACCCCGATGGAAAACAATCTTGGTGAACTCTGGTCTCTTTACGACTGGCTTATCCCCGGGTTCCTTGGCGACCGCAAATCGTTTAACAGAAACTACAGGACTCCGATAGAAAAACACGGCGACACGGAAAAACAGCGGCTGCTCTCAGCGCGCCTCAAGCCGTTTCTGCTTCGCAGGGCGAAGGAGGACGTAGCAAGGGATCTTCCGGTGAAAACGGAGATTGACGAGGTAATTCCGCTTTCAGAAAGCCAGCGCGCGCTCTATGAGATTATCCGGGTAGCGATGGATGAACGGATAAGGGAAGCCGTGCGCCAAAAGGGGATAGCCCGGTCCCGCATAACGATTCTTGACGCACTGCTCAGGCTTCGCCAGGTGTGCTGCGACCCTGCTCTCGTGAAACTCGCCGCCGCGAAAAAGTTTACCGAGAGCTCCAAACGCAAGAGACTGTCTGAACTTCTCCGGGAGCTTGTCGCCGAGGGACGGAAGGTACTCGTTTTCTCGCAGTTCGTCGAAATGCTGCGCCTGATTGAAAAAGATGTGGAGAGCATGGGCTGGTCCTACGCCATGCTCCATGGGCAGACCAGAAAACGGGATGAGCAGATAGCGAAATTCCAGGACGGAGACACGCAGCTGTTTCTGATCAGCCTCAAGGCCGGGGGAGTGGGGCTCAATCTCACGGCCGCCGACACTGTTATCCTTTATGATCCGTGGTGGAATCCGGCGGTTGAACGCCAGGCGATGGACAGGGCGCACAGGATAGGCCAGGAGAATCCGGTTTTTGTCTATCGCTTGATCGCTGAAGGATCGGTTGAGGCCACAATAGTCGAAATGCAGACGCGAAAAAAAGCGCTTGCCGACGCGCTTTTTGAAGGCGGAGGAGAAGGGGCCCTCGCACTCACAGAGGAAGACTTAAACGCCCTTCTTATGCCTATCGGTTGA
- a CDS encoding PaaI family thioesterase, translating into MSKEPIRLSSGHPKIFDTMKIEILRMENGESEISMPFIEEYTQHYGMLHGGVIFTLADAACGVAVASVAREGKKFLTSGMNINYLEPVREGITICRARVLRQGRIMPVESEVLNSGVCVAKGTAIYTLVD; encoded by the coding sequence ATGAGCAAGGAACCCATCAGACTTTCCTCCGGTCACCCGAAGATTTTCGACACGATGAAAATAGAGATTCTCCGCATGGAAAACGGGGAGTCGGAAATTTCCATGCCGTTTATTGAGGAATATACGCAGCACTACGGAATGCTCCACGGCGGGGTAATTTTCACCTTGGCTGACGCGGCCTGCGGAGTTGCCGTCGCCAGTGTCGCAAGAGAGGGAAAAAAGTTCCTTACGTCCGGAATGAACATAAACTACCTTGAGCCCGTAAGGGAAGGTATTACCATTTGCCGCGCCAGAGTGCTGCGGCAGGGGAGAATAATGCCCGTTGAGAGCGAGGTGCTGAATTCGGGTGTCTGCGTGGCGAAGGGCACGGCTATCTATACGCTGGTTGACTGA